One segment of Macrotis lagotis isolate mMagLag1 chromosome 1, bilby.v1.9.chrom.fasta, whole genome shotgun sequence DNA contains the following:
- the TTC36 gene encoding tetratricopeptide repeat protein 36, whose amino-acid sequence MGTPNDQAVLRAIFSPDTPFGDVPGLELGEDQVDKNQVEDEDVTFPGDLLEQTKNLELQGVTAAEAGNLSTALERFSQAIDLLPARASAYNNRAQARRLQGDVAGALEDLDAAILLSAGRGPVACRSFVQRGLVARLQGRDRDAARDFQRAARLGSPFARRQLVQLNPYAALCNRMLADMMRQLQGAGQR is encoded by the exons ATGGGGACTCCAAATGATCAAGCAGTCCTGAGAGCCATTTTCAGCCCAGACACCCCATTTGGAGATGTGCCTGGTTTGGAACTTGGAGAAGACCAAGTTGACAAAAATCAGGTGGAAGATGAAG ATGTCACCTTCCCTGGGGACCTGTTGGAACAGACCAAGAACCTAGAGTTACAGGGGGTGACAGCAGCCGAAGCTGGGAACCTGAGCACCGCTCTTGAGAGGTTTAGTCAAGCCATCGACCTGCTGCCTGCCAGGGCTTCAGCCTACAACAACCGTGCCCAGGCTCGAAGACTGCAGGGAGATGTGGCAG GTGCCCTGGAGGACCTGGACGCCGCCATCCTGCTGAGCGCGGGCCGCGGCCCGGTGGCGTGCCGGAGTTTCGTGCAGAGGGGGCTCGTGGCCCGCCTGCAGGGCCGGGACCGCGACGCCGCGCGCGATTTCCAGAGAGCCGCCCGGCTGGGCAGCCCCTTCGCCCGCCGCCAGCTGGTGCAGCTCAACCCCTACGCGGCTCTGTGCAACCGGATGCTGGCGGACATGATGCGGCAGCTGCAGGGCGCCGGCCAGCGCTGA